From a region of the Chrysemys picta bellii isolate R12L10 chromosome 7, ASM1138683v2, whole genome shotgun sequence genome:
- the C7H10orf53 gene encoding UPF0728 protein C10orf53 homolog isoform X3, producing MPPRALVTLRFGPYRSCGVLEHRPFRLQGLQAVLQAEGHQLILEKIPDWNNVELIVNGETVFQCNINDLDFGPIIM from the exons ATGCCCCCGCGCGCGCTGGTGACGCTCCGGTTCGGCCCCTACCGGAGCTGCGGGGTGTTGGAGCACAGGCCCTTCCGCCTGCAGGGCCTGCAAG CTGTGTTGCAAGCGGAGGGTCACCAACTTATTCTAGAAAAGATACCAGATTGGAATAATGTAGAACTCATAGTGAATGGAGAGACTGTTTTCCAGTGCAACATTAATGACCTGGACTTTG
- the C7H10orf53 gene encoding UPF0728 protein C10orf53 homolog isoform X1 encodes MPPRALVTLRFGPYRSCGVLEHRPFRLQGLQAVLQAEGHQLILEKIPDWNNVELIVNGETVFQCNINDLDFGGDGKLDPLCEEARTAVLNAY; translated from the exons ATGCCCCCGCGCGCGCTGGTGACGCTCCGGTTCGGCCCCTACCGGAGCTGCGGGGTGTTGGAGCACAGGCCCTTCCGCCTGCAGGGCCTGCAAG CTGTGTTGCAAGCGGAGGGTCACCAACTTATTCTAGAAAAGATACCAGATTGGAATAATGTAGAACTCATAGTGAATGGAGAGACTGTTTTCCAGTGCAACATTAATGACCTGGACTTTG GAGGTGATGGCAAATTGGATCCACTATGTGAAGAAGCCAGAACAGCCGTGCTAAATGCCTACTGA